In Magnetococcales bacterium, a single window of DNA contains:
- a CDS encoding ORF6N domain-containing protein, with product MNAITENTHPLITIGEATVPVIEYRGKRAVTFAMVDQLHQRPEGTARKRFNDNKERFIAGEDFFHLSFHEVASLSEFRTAGLQPNSQGLVVLTQSGYLMLVKSFTDELAWQVQRELVNRYFQLPPPRSKAHELLRSVQLLVEQEERLQRMADEQRRQQEQLDAIARRQADLDGDTGYMTALAFCRRENVPAPLTLARRLGIMASDLCRDLGIRTGRVPDERWGSVNSYPVEVLRECLATLNRQAA from the coding sequence ATGAACGCGATCACCGAAAACACCCATCCACTGATCACCATCGGCGAGGCCACCGTCCCGGTCATCGAATACCGGGGCAAGCGCGCCGTCACCTTCGCCATGGTGGATCAGCTTCATCAACGCCCGGAAGGGACGGCCAGAAAACGGTTCAACGACAACAAGGAGCGATTCATCGCGGGAGAAGACTTCTTTCACCTTTCCTTTCATGAAGTTGCCTCGCTGTCCGAATTCCGGACAGCGGGGTTGCAACCCAATTCTCAGGGACTCGTTGTCCTGACCCAGTCCGGTTACCTGATGCTGGTGAAGTCTTTCACCGACGAGCTGGCGTGGCAGGTCCAGCGGGAGTTGGTCAACCGCTACTTCCAGTTGCCACCTCCCAGGTCAAAAGCCCACGAACTCCTGCGGTCGGTGCAATTGCTGGTCGAGCAGGAAGAACGTCTGCAACGCATGGCGGACGAACAACGCCGCCAGCAAGAACAGCTCGACGCCATTGCCAGACGGCAGGCCGACCTGGACGGTGACACCGGCTACATGACCGCCCTGGCCTTCTGTCGCCGGGAGAACGTCCCGGCCCCTCTGACCCTGGCCCGGCGGCTGGGGATCATGGCCAGCGATCTGTGCCGCGACCTGGGCATTCGCACCGGCAGGGTGCCGGACGAACGGTGGGGATCGGTGAACAGCTATCCCGTCGAGGTGCTACGGGAGTGCCTCGCCACCTTGAACCGCCAAGCGGCCTGA
- a CDS encoding DUF3987 domain-containing protein, whose amino-acid sequence MSENFMTQHGDRLIAGGFSFLPIVPGEKFPGRFERGAWLPYKGWTKHAARATTTHELAIWKQWPDAGIGIPCGLVAGVDIDIADDTGLAERLQALAFELLGETPAVRIGNAPKRMLVYRTDASFKGIKAHPLEVLCQGQQFVAYAIHPGTGRPYEWPVRSLADLTLADLPVITEAQARAFIKQGLVLLPEGMRPARLERNHPGIPESSPTTHHVANTQEGTPEAIQDALRHILNADLPYDDWVRVGMALKGALGEAGAGLFADWSASSAKNVPETTARAWASFHPTVIGAGTIYHLAQRHGWKPDAALTLNPANQHPGTHPAAPLLQRMPRVPVAAPAEDAPPFLDGPEWNITDLDGVLGHLVDYMVSTATRPQPILAVGNALCALGALMGRRYRTETDIRSNLYVVGIADSGSGKNHSREVITDLLFRAGLKKFLGGNRIASGAGLLRAIHDHPAILFQQDEFGMFLQAAADRKRSPKHITDILDLMTELYSSSATVFLGPEYAMPDKKGRQDINQPCLCLYGTTTPTLFWSALKSANVADGSLARFLILKTQDDYPEASGTASLRQPPEELVAALAAIAQNGSGGEGNLANLTTGPETAIHPQVVPMLPEARERFATLNRQVTALLRRSRGSQFSPILARAWENAAKVALIRAVSADPAQPLIRDEDALWAIALVRYAVNTFIEDVERFVADNQTEQNHKRVLGIIQGTGQEGITNRDLTRRTQFLDRRQRQEVVQALLDAGQIMTETRPSRTYPATVFRVP is encoded by the coding sequence ATGAGCGAAAACTTCATGACCCAACACGGCGACCGGTTGATCGCCGGGGGTTTTTCCTTCCTCCCCATCGTCCCCGGCGAAAAATTCCCGGGCCGTTTCGAGCGGGGTGCGTGGCTGCCCTACAAGGGCTGGACCAAGCATGCCGCCCGTGCCACCACCACCCACGAACTGGCCATCTGGAAGCAGTGGCCCGACGCCGGGATCGGCATCCCCTGCGGTCTGGTGGCCGGGGTGGACATCGATATCGCCGACGATACCGGTCTGGCGGAACGGCTCCAGGCTCTGGCCTTCGAGCTGCTGGGCGAGACCCCGGCGGTGCGCATCGGCAACGCCCCCAAGCGGATGCTGGTTTACCGCACGGATGCTTCCTTCAAGGGGATCAAGGCCCACCCCCTGGAGGTGCTCTGCCAGGGACAGCAGTTCGTCGCCTACGCCATCCATCCCGGCACCGGCAGGCCCTACGAATGGCCCGTGCGCTCCCTGGCCGACCTGACCCTGGCGGATCTCCCGGTCATCACCGAGGCGCAGGCCCGCGCCTTCATCAAGCAGGGACTGGTGCTGCTGCCGGAGGGAATGCGCCCGGCGCGGCTTGAGCGCAACCATCCGGGAATTCCGGAGAGTTCGCCGACCACTCATCATGTCGCCAACACGCAAGAGGGCACCCCGGAAGCGATCCAGGATGCCCTGCGCCACATCCTCAACGCCGACCTGCCCTACGACGACTGGGTGCGCGTCGGCATGGCCCTCAAAGGGGCCTTGGGCGAGGCGGGCGCGGGTCTGTTCGCCGACTGGTCCGCCTCGTCCGCCAAGAACGTCCCCGAAACCACGGCCCGCGCCTGGGCCAGTTTCCACCCCACCGTCATCGGCGCGGGGACCATCTACCACTTGGCCCAGCGGCATGGCTGGAAGCCGGATGCCGCCCTCACCCTGAACCCGGCCAACCAGCATCCCGGCACCCACCCGGCAGCGCCACTGCTGCAAAGGATGCCCAGGGTTCCGGTGGCCGCGCCTGCGGAAGACGCCCCGCCGTTCCTGGACGGGCCGGAGTGGAACATCACCGACCTGGACGGGGTGCTGGGGCATCTGGTGGACTACATGGTGTCCACCGCCACCCGGCCCCAGCCCATTCTGGCGGTGGGCAACGCTCTCTGCGCCCTGGGGGCGTTGATGGGGCGGCGCTACCGCACCGAGACCGATATTCGCAGCAACCTCTACGTGGTGGGCATCGCCGACAGCGGCTCCGGCAAGAACCACAGCCGGGAGGTGATCACCGACCTGCTGTTCCGCGCCGGGCTGAAGAAGTTCCTGGGCGGCAACCGCATCGCCTCCGGCGCGGGCCTGCTGCGGGCCATTCACGATCACCCGGCCATCCTCTTCCAGCAGGACGAGTTCGGCATGTTCCTCCAGGCCGCCGCCGACCGCAAGCGCAGCCCCAAGCACATCACCGACATCCTGGACCTGATGACGGAGCTGTACTCTTCGTCCGCCACCGTCTTCCTGGGGCCGGAATATGCCATGCCGGACAAGAAGGGCCGCCAGGACATCAACCAGCCCTGCCTGTGCCTCTACGGCACCACCACGCCCACTCTCTTCTGGTCGGCCTTGAAGAGCGCCAACGTCGCCGACGGCTCCCTGGCCCGCTTCCTGATCCTGAAGACCCAGGACGATTACCCGGAGGCCAGTGGTACTGCATCCCTGCGCCAGCCGCCCGAAGAGCTGGTGGCCGCGCTGGCCGCCATCGCCCAGAACGGCAGCGGAGGCGAGGGCAACCTGGCGAACCTGACCACCGGCCCAGAGACCGCCATTCATCCGCAGGTGGTGCCCATGCTGCCGGAGGCACGGGAACGGTTCGCTACCCTGAACCGGCAGGTCACCGCCCTGTTGCGGCGGTCGCGGGGAAGCCAGTTCTCGCCCATCCTGGCGCGGGCCTGGGAGAACGCTGCCAAGGTGGCCCTGATCCGGGCGGTTTCCGCCGATCCCGCGCAACCGCTGATCCGGGACGAGGACGCTCTCTGGGCCATCGCCCTGGTGCGCTACGCCGTCAACACCTTCATCGAGGATGTGGAACGCTTCGTCGCCGACAATCAGACCGAGCAGAATCACAAGCGCGTGCTGGGCATCATCCAGGGAACTGGGCAAGAGGGGATCACCAATCGGGATCTCACCCGGCGCACCCAGTTTCTGGACCGGCGGCAACGGCAGGAGGTGGTGCAGGCCCTGCTCGACGCTGGGCAGATCATGACCGAGACCCGTCCAAGCCGGACCTACCCGGCAACGGTTTTCCGTGTTCCGTGA